One stretch of Hydrogenovibrio kuenenii DSM 12350 DNA includes these proteins:
- a CDS encoding integration host factor subunit beta yields MTKSELIELIARRQTQFSQKDVELAVNEIIDSMIESLSEGDRIEIRGFGSFSLHHRQARVGRNPKTGENVELGEKRVPHFKPGKSLRDSVDESKDMYDIIS; encoded by the coding sequence ATGACTAAGTCAGAATTGATCGAATTGATTGCAAGACGTCAAACTCAATTTAGTCAAAAAGACGTTGAGTTAGCAGTGAATGAAATTATTGACTCCATGATAGAAAGCCTATCAGAAGGGGATAGAATTGAAATTCGCGGCTTTGGAAGTTTTAGTCTTCATCATCGCCAAGCACGTGTTGGGAGAAACCCCAAAACTGGTGAAAATGTTGAGTTAGGTGAAAAGCGAGTTCCTCACTTTAAGCCTGGAAAGTCATTAAGAGACAGTGTGGACGAGTCTAAGGACATGTACGACATTATTTCTTAA
- a CDS encoding lipopolysaccharide assembly protein LapA domain-containing protein, producing the protein MLKTISIIITLLFLSLGIFLGVLNPSIVKFDLIYKVVELPLSILLAITFSLGMLLSGFYFSFVLIGKQWEIRKNSKKNNKLSSEVVELNKQLSEVKNQLSQQSLPNKTNEITSL; encoded by the coding sequence ATGCTTAAAACTATCTCAATCATCATTACACTGCTTTTCTTATCACTCGGCATTTTTTTAGGAGTGTTGAATCCCAGCATAGTTAAATTTGACCTAATTTATAAAGTGGTTGAATTGCCACTATCTATATTATTAGCGATTACTTTTTCTCTTGGAATGTTACTATCTGGTTTTTATTTCTCTTTTGTGTTGATTGGTAAGCAATGGGAGATAAGAAAAAATAGCAAGAAAAACAACAAGTTATCTAGTGAAGTTGTTGAATTAAATAAACAGCTTTCTGAAGTGAAAAATCAATTATCACAACAATCATTACCTAACAAAACAAACGAAATCACCTCCTTATAA
- the pyrF gene encoding orotidine-5'-phosphate decarboxylase, whose product MHKRTGLPDPKVVIALDFPSVSRANSFIHQMDPSICRLKIGKELFAIGGPAFVESCIDKGFDVFLDLKYHDIPNTVAKACQAAAKMGVWMLNVHALGGRRMMEAAKEGVLQSSHQPILIAVTILTSMEEGDLRDIGLQGTPHDNVMRLAKLAADSGLDGVVCSAQEASDIRAEIDRNFCLVTPGIRPRDADVNDQKRIMTPDEALKAGSSYLVIGRPITQAKDPIQALIDINESIKGM is encoded by the coding sequence ATGCATAAAAGAACAGGACTTCCTGATCCAAAAGTTGTTATCGCATTAGATTTTCCTTCTGTATCAAGAGCAAATTCTTTTATCCATCAAATGGATCCAAGTATTTGTCGGTTAAAGATAGGAAAAGAATTATTTGCTATTGGTGGCCCAGCTTTTGTTGAGAGCTGCATTGATAAGGGTTTTGATGTTTTTTTAGATTTAAAGTATCACGACATTCCAAATACGGTAGCAAAAGCTTGTCAGGCTGCCGCTAAGATGGGTGTGTGGATGTTAAATGTTCATGCGCTTGGTGGTCGTAGAATGATGGAAGCGGCAAAAGAGGGTGTCTTACAAAGTTCTCACCAACCTATTTTAATTGCTGTTACGATCTTGACCAGTATGGAAGAGGGGGATCTACGAGATATTGGTCTACAAGGAACACCTCATGACAATGTGATGCGCTTAGCAAAATTAGCTGCTGATTCAGGCTTGGATGGTGTTGTATGTTCTGCACAAGAAGCCTCAGACATTCGTGCCGAAATTGATAGAAATTTTTGCTTGGTTACACCAGGAATTAGACCTCGTGATGCGGATGTTAATGATCAAAAGCGCATTATGACGCCAGATGAAGCGTTGAAAGCCGGATCTAGTTATCTAGTGATTGGTCGTCCAATTACTCAGGCTAAAGATCCAATTCAAGCATTAATAGATATTAACGAATCTATTAAAGGTATGTAA